The genomic window TTGAACATACAGTATCTTTTACCCAGAAAATTAAAGTAACCGATTTTAAGAAATTCAGGTTGTCCGGTGAAGTTGAATACATGGTGTGTAATGATGAAACATGCCTTCCTCCGGAACGCGAGCCTTTTTCGTTTGACAGGAAATATATAAAGCATATATCCGAACCGGAAGTTTTGGTAGGGAAAGAAGATTCTCTGGTCGGAGAGCAGGAGCCGGTTACCGATAGCGTTCCGGACTCAATGGAATCTGTTGGAGGAGGAAGAACAGCAAGAGTTCTTTCAGAGTTGCTTTCCGGGATGGAAAAAAAGTCCATTCAAAAATCGGATCATGTGACTGAAGATAAGGAGGCCTCATGGTGGACGCCTGTAATAGATGAACTGAAAGTATTAGGTGATGAGACATCTTCTGCCACAGATCGCTCTTTTATTTATATATTTATAGCCGGTTTTCTGGGTGGTCTGTTGGCATTGCTTACTCCTTGCGTATGGCCGATGATACCAATGACCGTCAGCTTTTTCCTGAAACATTCTAAAAGCCGGAAAAGAGCTGTCCGTGATGCATTGCTTTATGGTTTTTCCATTATTATCATTTATTTGACTATGGGATTGCTCATTACGGGTATTTTCGGCGCAAGTGCACTCAATAGTTTATCAACCAATGCCATTTTTAATATTGTATTTTTCCTGTTGTTAGTTGTTTTTGCCATGTCATTTTTCGGAGCCTTCGAACTTGTTTTGCCGTCATCATGGACAACTAAAATAGACAAAAAGGCTGATTCGACCACCGGATTATTGAGTACATTCTTTATGGCATTTACACTCGTGCTGGTTTCTTTTTCATGTACAGGTCCGATTATCGGAACTTTGCTTGTAGAAGCCGCTTCACAGGGAAATACAGTCGGCCCGGCTATCGGGATGTTCGGTTTTGCATTGGCGCTTGCCATACCCTTTGCTTTGTTTGCCGTTTTCCCGAATATGCTTCAGAACATGCCGAAGTCAGGGGGATGGTTGAACTCAGTAAAGGTCGTACTCGGCTTTCTGGAACTGGCTCTGGCCTTTAAATTCTTGTCTGTCGCCGATTTAGCTTACGGATGGGGCATTTTAGACCGGGAAGTGTTCATCGTTCTCTGGGTTGTCATTTTTGTATTATTGGGATTTTATCTTTTTGGAAAGATCCGTTTCAAACATGATTCGGAATTGAAATATATTTCCGTTACTCGTTTATTCATGTCGATTATCTCTTTCGCCTTTGCCATTTACATGATACCCGGTCTCTGGGGTGCGCCGCTGAAGGCGATAAGCGCCTTTGCTCCTCCTCTATATACGCAGGATTTCAGCTTATATAATGATGAGGTGCATGCTCGGTTTGATGACTACGAAATAGGGATGGACTATGCTGCCCGAACACAAAAACCGGTACTGATAGATTTCTCCGGTTATGGCTGTGTAAATTGTCGTAAGATGGAAGCGGCGGTATGGACTGATCCGCGAGTGAAACAGCTTATTGAAAAAGATTTTGTACTGATCACATTAATGGTTGATGATAAGACGAAACTCCCCAATCAGATTGAAATAGAAGAAAACGGAAGAATGTGGATGCTAAAGACTATAGGTGACAAGTGGAGTTATCTGCAACGCAGTAAATTTGGCGCAAATGCTCAACCCTATTATATTATTCTTGACAATGAAGGCTTAC from Bacteroidales bacterium includes these protein-coding regions:
- a CDS encoding thioredoxin family protein, whose product is MKKIFCLLCISLLFFKGYAQIHDPVKWSFEFKDLPSAEKEIVFKANIENGWHMYDMNLPEGGPVSTSISFEVLQGAELVNKPVASAQATEVFDKQFDMNIRWFEHTVSFTQKIKVTDFKKFRLSGEVEYMVCNDETCLPPEREPFSFDRKYIKHISEPEVLVGKEDSLVGEQEPVTDSVPDSMESVGGGRTARVLSELLSGMEKKSIQKSDHVTEDKEASWWTPVIDELKVLGDETSSATDRSFIYIFIAGFLGGLLALLTPCVWPMIPMTVSFFLKHSKSRKRAVRDALLYGFSIIIIYLTMGLLITGIFGASALNSLSTNAIFNIVFFLLLVVFAMSFFGAFELVLPSSWTTKIDKKADSTTGLLSTFFMAFTLVLVSFSCTGPIIGTLLVEAASQGNTVGPAIGMFGFALALAIPFALFAVFPNMLQNMPKSGGWLNSVKVVLGFLELALAFKFLSVADLAYGWGILDREVFIVLWVVIFVLLGFYLFGKIRFKHDSELKYISVTRLFMSIISFAFAIYMIPGLWGAPLKAISAFAPPLYTQDFSLYNDEVHARFDDYEIGMDYAARTQKPVLIDFSGYGCVNCRKMEAAVWTDPRVKQLIEKDFVLITLMVDDKTKLPNQIEIEENGRMWMLKTIGDKWSYLQRSKFGANAQPYYIILDNEGLPLSPSYAYDENVAKYINFLENGKKQYHLKTKQ